One Natronosalvus amylolyticus genomic window, AAAATACAACGTGAACACGAGTGTGGATTTCCACAATCAGTGATAACTCTCTAAACGACGCCTTTCGCACCGCGGTGTAGACCAGGCGAAATGGTAAAAGTTCGAGCTCGGTCGAATAATCACGAGAACTCGGTTGAATGTAGCTATCAGAAACACTACTGGTTGCTATAACTGATGAAATTAAATATTTCTCTACTCTCGAACGAGACTGAATGTTTTTCTCACATCATCGCGAGATTGATACCCAACCTCATCGAAAAGTTGTAGATAATCGCTTGGAGAAATTCTCCCGGTTTCCGCGGCAAGAACGAAAGTCGCAAATGCCGCCGAGGGAAGCAACAGGACGCCTTGTGATTCCGCATCTGATCCTGCGTGCTCTCCGAAGTCAGGAGCACCGATCGTTACTTTCCGGGTTAGCGATGTCTTCCGAACGATATCTGTTGCATCATTAGCACCAACGACGTCATTCTCAAGATCCTGCTTAGACTTGCACTCTATCGCAATTTCAACAGGGTCTCCATCTTCCTCGATATATCTACCAGAATCATCTTTGATCCGAATCTTAGCTTCGGCAAATCGTTGATGACCAGACTCATCAAACCGTTCAACGTAGAAGTCGTCAACTGCTTCAAGCCGTTCGAGACAATATTCCTCGAATTCACTCTCGGAACTAGATAATAGTTCTTTGTAGGCCTGCCTATCTACGCCAGCATCACGAGCGTCAAGAAGAAGATGCTTTTTCTCTTTCTCAGCCCCTTCACAGTACGCATTAATTGCTCGTCGGGTGAATGTGTAGGCTTCACTACTTCTCATATTTCCAAATAATTCGAAAACGTTTCCCTCCGCAATCTCACGTGGATGTTGAATATCTAGCCGAGTCTGAAAATCAATAACCCTATCTCGATCAGTGACTATCCGTCTTTTGACAAACCCAACACCATCATCATTTACACCATATCGTGTCCGGTAATACAGATTAGAGAGTAAATCACCGAATTCTTCATCTAAATCATTATCAGAGTTGCTGAGAATCTGTCCGAGATCTTTGACAACCCGGGCTGCAGTCGGAGCGAGACGCTCCCTAACATCGCTTTCTGTCCTGCTATCTACAATTTGATAGTTATCAATTGCGGTTGAAACTTCCTCACCAGATGTCCACGCGGCAAGGACTTCACCAGTTGCTAGACCATGATTTAGATTGCTATCGTTTGGTGCGTCCCACGGCAATTTCTGTCGGATTTCTTCGAGGCTAGTCTCGGGAGGATTTGACCATCGATACAGCCGACACATTTCAAATTCAGAGGTCATCGCAATCCCTGTGAAGAAAGCGGTGAGGTCAAATTGATCTGAGGAGTCTAGAGTCCTGAGATATGCAACGCCTGCAGCTACAGTATTTGGGGAAATGAGACGCTTAGAGGTCGATGTTCCAAGAGGTGTTAACTGGAACTGTTCCCCACTTTCTGAGCCTTTAATTTCTTCAGCCATTCCTATCTCGGCGAGCGACTCCACAGCAGACTCGAGATTGTCAACAGTTGCGTCTCGGTCGAACTCATGATATCCATAGAACGAATCCGAAAGGAAATCACAGATGCCTGCCGGACTCTCGCACTCCCGAATCAGATCTAAGAGAATGTTTGTATCAGTTGCGTCAATCTCCGACTCAATGTCTTCTGGAGTTTCATCTACGTATTGGTTTTTTAGACCATCCTTCTCGAAGAAGTTCTGTGCAAAAAGCACAGATTCGCCCTTCTCAGTATAGCCGGGTCTACCTGCTCTGCCAGCGAGATTTTTATATTCGCCCACAGTCAGATCCCGTCCGTACTCACCCGATCCTCCGACCCGAGGCTTGTCAATAAATACACGGTCGACTGGAAGATTGATTCCGGCGGCAAGGCTACTGGTTGCCACGAGGACGCGAGCTGCACCTTCCTCAAACCCATCTTCAACAACATTCTTCAGATCTTGGGATAAGCCAGCGTGGTGAAACACAACACCGTGCTTTGCGGAGTCAACAAGGTTTTGTACGGACTCGCCAGAAGACGTTGCTTCCTCATTGATTCTATCGCTGAGTGCATCAGAAGCGACTTCATCAATCTCGATACCCGTAGAAGACCAATCCTCTCTAATATGGTCAGCAAGCATTCCAGCGATTTCCTCCGTTCGGTCCCTCTTCGGGGCAAAAACCATTATTCGTCGCTCTCGTCCGCCTTCTGTCGGTTCAGCAGTTGAGAGATAATGGACAATGGCGTTCTTTTTTGGATCCTCAAATCGCCGTGGAAAACCGTTGGTCTCGATCGATTCACCATCTCTAAAAAATTCGATCCCACTGCGATCTGTCTCCTCAAGATATATTCCTTCATATAATGGAATCATGCGCCAATCACCTGAGTCACAATTCCCCCCATCAATCCAATCAGCAAGATCGTCGCAATTCGGTGCTGTAGCACTCAGACCAAGGATCTGAATCGAAGGATGATTTCGCAGCATTTTGGTCAAGACGACTTCAAGACGAGGTCCTCGTGTGTCGTCACCCAGAGTATGGAATTCGTCAAAGACAGCGCAAGAAATCTCTGATAGATATTCAGGGTGATTCCGGAGATAGAAATCGAATTTTTCGAAGGTCATTACTACGATATCGGCTTCGAATAGTTCACTCGGATCGTATTCTTCAGCTCCGGACGCGCTCTGGATATCCAGGCTGAACGTGTCACCAATAGTTCGATTGAACTCATCTCTTTTTTCTTCCACAAGGGGACGATATGGGACGAGAAAAAGACAACAACTTCCAGGATTTGACCTGTAATTCCTTACTATCGAAATTTCGGCAGCGAGAGTCTTTCCTGTTCCTGGCTTTGCTGTCATCAAAAAATTATCACCCTCGAGAAGACCCTCGTTGATCGCTTCAATCTGGGGCGTCCAGAGTTCTGTAATTCCACGATCTTCTCGTAGATGAGTTACGTAGAGCGTTGGGAACTCATGCTCTTCAACTAACCAACTCACATCCGTGGAATCTGGCATTAGAACGATGTTTCGGCTTTTTAATAATATATCTTCCCAGTGTCTTTAGCCCCCTTCGAACACTAGTACATACGTGACCAAGCGATTTCACAAATCACTCACTCAACAATTGCCCTAAATGGTACTATTACCGTCCCCAGCGTCGACTGGTGAGTCAAACCGACACCAGCCAACAGGTTCGACTCATCAGTTCAGGCCGGGGCGCCACTATCCTGTTCCGTACCTCTTCGGCTAGTGTTCGGTCATTGAACGTTTGATTCGGTTGACTGGGGTTGTAGTTGTATTCAAACTGCTCTGTAGGATCGCTAGCCGGCACCGCCTCAATCGCGTTATCTCCGTAGAAAGCGAAGAGGAAGAGTGTTGTGACTTCGGAATTCCGCCTCTTCACTTGAGAATCGGTTGCGAACGCTAAAAGAGTCATCAAGAATCCGGACAAACCCGCCGACTCCGAAGGGGTGGCGGGTTCGCCGAATGGACGATGCTCACTCTGCAAGCACTCCGAATCGAGCAGGGGAAGTCTCTCCGCCAGACGATCAACATGCTCAGCGAAATGCCCAGTATCCTCGAAGAAATCGGGCTCACGCGCCTCCCTCACTTCACCGTCCTCCGTGACTGGTTCGAACAGATCCCGATGGAGACCTACCGTGCGTTTCTCGGCTGATTCGCCGAGAAACGCACTGGTCACGTCACAATCGACTCGACTGGCTTCGACCGCGATCAGCCATCACGCTACTACGCCGATCATACGAAACAGCCGCTTGGCTGGCGGACTAATCAGATGGTAGAAGAATCTAGTAGATTAATAGGTGCTCAATATGAATAACCAGTAATGGGTGTCAGGAGCTGTCTTAGTCCGGTAAATCGGTGTTTCCCGTCAACCACGCTCATGAGAGTTAATTCCACAATATATTCCGGAGGAACGGAAGATGGAACCTCTTAATCCTGATTCTGAGCTCCGAGACACGCTTCAACCGCGGTCAAAGGAGTTTCTGGACCGGTTATACACGGTCTTTTCGGGCGATACCGTTGATAGGAAGAAAGAGACATTGATCGAGATCATCGCCGACCGCCACGAGGACCAGCTCAGAGCGTTTCTCGATGACTACGAGAAACTGAGCGATCGGAACGTGAACCGGCGATACGGGGAAGAGTACTTGCACGAGTCCCTCGGTATCGACCGGGAGAAGCTGGATGTCAAGAACCGGTACGAACTCCTATTGGTGCTGTATGAGGAGGATCTGGTCGACAAACTCGACTCGTTGATCATCCGGTCGGAACTGTTTGCGGTGAAAAACGAACAGGAGTTCCAGCTTGGCGAGGAACTTGACCTCTCGAATATCGAGGAACAGGTGACTCGGTTCCTCCACCATACGAACCGAGAAGAGCAAAAGCTCGATCCGATGGCGATCACAGTCGATGCGGACGCCGACTCGGCGGCCCTCGACATCCACCAGGAATACGGCCGAAAATACGCGAATACGTTTGAGTTCCGCAAGACGGCGTCACAGGACTGTCCGGTCAATCCAGCCATCACGGGTCGCCAGCACTACCCTCTGCGAAACATCACGGTCGGCATCGAAGACACCGGTGGCGGCACACGCATTACATTCTCCAAATCAACCGATAAGTGGGAGGAGACGTTCGAGGATCTCTTCTCCCACGTCTTCCAAGTTGACGATCTCTTCGTCCGGCTGGAAGAAACAAGAGCGCCAGGCGTCGAACAGATCCAGCACGGCGCAAAACAGGCGGCAGAGGACGATGAATCCGATACCGCGGACTCCGTCCGGGAACTTGTCGAATCCCGGAAGGAGAGCGCCATCGAACGGGTTCATGAACAGAACACCCCAGAGGAAATTACGGAGGATCTGGAACAGCGTCTGCAGTCGGTCCAGTTAGTGGGCTATACGGTCTCAGACGACCAGTCGACCGGAACCCACGAATTCACGATTATCGCGGATAACCTGGACGAGCTGTTCGAAACGGTGGAGGGGATTGAGATCAGCTTCGAGGACTATCTGGAGAAGGCTGAAGCGGACAACATCCGGCTGGTGCTGCGGATCCAGAACGAGCTGGTCAAACTCGATTCCGCCGACTGGAAGCCGCTGCGCGGGAACCGGATCGCGGCCGAAAACAAGCAGGCGATCGAAACACTGCTGGGGGATCTCGATGGATAGCAAGCTGCTTGACTCACTCCACGCGGTCATCACCCGCGGGAAGCCTGTGCCCGTTGAGAAGGTGCCCGACCCACTCGAGCCAGGCGAGTACATCGTCGAACGCGTGCAGGAGCCGACAACCTGTCCCAAATGTGAAGAAGGCATTGTCATCGTGGACGATACTGACGACCGGTTCGAAATCCGGTGCCATAACAACCATTTTGAAACCATCCCGACAGCCGATCGCCTGCGGTACGCTCCTGATTTGAACCAGGTGCTCGCAACGGTCGCCGATGATCTCAATCTAACGCTGACCTCATTCGACGGCCAGAGCCTCCCGCGGTTCGCGCAGGCAGAGACAGCACACGGGACGCTCCTCTATTTGATCTACGCACCCCGGAACTACTGCGACACGGTCAAGCAGATCTATGAGGATGCGATCGAACGGGGGCAGCCCGCCCTCCTGATTACACCCCAGGACGAGATCACCGATATCGTCGAACTCCAGTTCCTGTTCTCGGTCGGCCATCTAGTCCAGGCTGTCCCCTTCTCCAAACTCGACAATCCCGCACTGCTGAAGCAAACGCTCAGAACCGCCGAGGAAGTTGAAAACCTCGGACAGGACATTATAGAACAACGGTTCGGGGCGTCCCAGGACACGCTGCGCGAACGAGCAAACACGAATCCCCGGTACATCCTATCGGTCTTGTCCAATATCCGCATGTTGCGGGAAAACGGTGAAATCAAACCGGGATCAGGCGACCTCCTCGAACAGACGGCAGAAGCAGTCTTCATGCACCTGTTCCCCACGCAGCCGGACCGGGGTGGAGAAGCCGATTCGGGCCAGAACCTGCCGGACAATGTCTTCTACCTCTGGGAGCAAGGCAGCTACAAGCATACCGACTATGAACCGGTGCTCGGCGTCGTCGACACGAAGTCCGGGAAAACCGCCAACTTCGCCAAAGAAAAAGCCAGCGGAAAACACGACAACTACCTCGACCTCGCCCGGAAGCACTCGTTCCAACACGGCAGCGTGGCACATATCTTCGTCGTGCTCGATATCAACGGGCGACAGGAGATCAAGTACTTCGACCGGATCAAAGAGGAGTATGCGGAAAACATGTACATGGTGGTACTCACCCTTGACGCGCTCACCACTATCTTTGCCGCCTACCTCTCGTCCGTCATCTCGAACGAACTGAAGCTCGGTAGCACCAGTTTCACGCGGGCCATCTATCCCTTCTTCCACCGCGACACCTTCAATGCCGACCAGAATACCGATCTCCGGCGGCAGTTCCGGATCGTCGGCCGCTCTCAGGAAGGCTACCAGATAAACCTGCTGGAACGCCCTGACCTCCTCGTCATCAACCAGGACACGGTCATCACCCACTTCCGGAATATCATCGACAGAGACGCGGAGATTAAGGAGATACTTGGTAGGTACTTCAAATAACTGGAGCAGCCAGTACACGTCACGGCCATGGCCTACTGTCCTTCCCGCCACTCAAGAAACGCTTGCTCCGTCCGTCCGATACGTCAGAGTACTGTCGGCATACGCTTTAACGATCGATTCCTCCAGCTGTACCCGCGAACCAATAATGCCGACGTCTCCAGCGTATACTGGTTCGTCCGGCTCTAGTACCGCCGGGCCATACGGGTCACCCGGCTCGGTGTCAGGGCACACATCTTGCTCTTGCCAAAATCGCTTGATCTCCTGCAATGATGTTCGAACGGTATCCCGAATCGAAGGGTGATCGGCGGACTGCCAGCCGTCCAGATACCAGTGCTCCCCAGAGTAGGCGGCTTTCTGTACCCCTTTCCAGTCCAACCCCACGATATCGGCTGGAGGCTCATCGGTGAGCGTCGGCTGTGTCAACGTCTTGATCACGGCGTACTACCGGTGCGGGCTTCCTCCGAGCAGGTGGGCCTTCCGGCCGCGCCATGCACTGATCTTATCAATGTCCGCCGCCTGCACATCGGAGTATCCCATCGGATAGCCCTGTACCACACCGTCGTCAATTATATCGAACGCGGCCCGGAACTTCGACCCGGCTATGAACTCCTTGTATGGATGATCGTCGTCCAGCTGGCGAGCGACCTCAGTCAGCGTCTAGGCCTCCCTCGGCGTATGCGCTTCGCCGAGAACGGCTACCGCCGGATCATACTTCTTGAACTGGTTCATGTAGCGATCCACATCCGGATCACGGAAATCGTTGTCAAGGATAACAACCGGCAGGTCAACGTTCGGATAGTCCTCACAGGGGTACGTATAATCCTCCCGGACGCCCGGTGCATACCCGAGCTCGTACGCATCGGTCGCATACGAGTGCCGGTGAAGAAACCCGACGTAGTCTGCTTGCTTCGCTGCGGTGTAGTCGATCCCATATCACTGGTTTTCCTCCAGTCCTCAAGAATTTCAACGTCGTCGGCACAGGTTGTTTCGCTTGCCCAATTGTCCTTTAATGGTGTCGGGTACTAATACGACACATTTTCACGATATCATTAGGCCTGGTCTGCAGCCGTGAAGACAATATATAAATAGCTCCTTTGGGCACAAACGATGTAATGGTTCAGGAATCACTGGAGTCTCTTCTCGATGTTAATGGGGTCGGCCAGTCAACGTTGGAAGATATCAGGGATACAGGTTTCAATTCGTTATCTGATCTTGCTGGGGCAGACCGGACCGATCTCAAGGAAATCAGTGGCATTGGCTCATCGACTGCTGACAATATTCTACGGTTCCTAGACAGGGAAGGGCTTCGGGAAGCAGACGCTGTCACGGAGAATCAGCGGAAGCTACAGTCGCTTCTTCGAGACCTATTCCAGTTCGATGCGGCAGATCTAGATTTCGGTATCTACCGGATTATGAACCAGAAGCGGGATGTGATTGATGAGTTCATCGAGCAAAATCTCATTCAGGCAGTGCAGGACGGGCTCGAAGACTTCAGCGAAGCAGAACGCGAGGAACTGGAACTGGAGGTGGAGGCCGCTAGACAGGACGTTATCGACAATCTTCCTGATGACGCGCTAGATGCGACGGGCCAGTTAAACGAGGAATATCGCGATTTTCCGGTCGGTGAACGGTACATCGAGGCGGTTGAGGCACTCGAGTCGTATCAGGTGTCACAGGAGACCGAGGCCCAGGTTTTCAATGATCTCTATAAGTTCTTCAGCCGGTATTACGAGAACGGCGACTTCATCCCTAAGCGACGCTACTCTTCCGAAAACAAGTATGCAATCCCGTATAACGGTGAGGAAACCCATTTCTACTGGGCAAACCAAAATCAGTACTATATCAAAACCAGCGAACAATTCTCCAACTACCGGTTCCGGGTAAGAAAACTCTCTATATCCTTCGAATTACGTTCTGCCCATGTGGAAACCGATGACAAAAAGGGAGAGGATCGTTATTTCGTCCTTCATGACGACGACCCAATACGATACGATGCCGACGCGGACGAACTTCGGATTCTGTTCGAATTCCGGCCGTTAACAGATGCAGACTACGAAAAGTACGGGATCTCATCACGATCACAGACGACGCAGCGAGATATCCGCAACAACGTGGCAGATGACCTTCTATCCGAACTGCCTGACTCCATCGAAAACCAGTTGTCACAGAGCGCGCACCAGAGCGACAAACGTGTTCTGGACTACCATCTGTACCAGTATACAACAAAGAACACGACGGACTATTTCAT contains:
- a CDS encoding DEAD/DEAH box helicase, encoding MPDSTDVSWLVEEHEFPTLYVTHLREDRGITELWTPQIEAINEGLLEGDNFLMTAKPGTGKTLAAEISIVRNYRSNPGSCCLFLVPYRPLVEEKRDEFNRTIGDTFSLDIQSASGAEEYDPSELFEADIVVMTFEKFDFYLRNHPEYLSEISCAVFDEFHTLGDDTRGPRLEVVLTKMLRNHPSIQILGLSATAPNCDDLADWIDGGNCDSGDWRMIPLYEGIYLEETDRSGIEFFRDGESIETNGFPRRFEDPKKNAIVHYLSTAEPTEGGRERRIMVFAPKRDRTEEIAGMLADHIREDWSSTGIEIDEVASDALSDRINEEATSSGESVQNLVDSAKHGVVFHHAGLSQDLKNVVEDGFEEGAARVLVATSSLAAGINLPVDRVFIDKPRVGGSGEYGRDLTVGEYKNLAGRAGRPGYTEKGESVLFAQNFFEKDGLKNQYVDETPEDIESEIDATDTNILLDLIRECESPAGICDFLSDSFYGYHEFDRDATVDNLESAVESLAEIGMAEEIKGSESGEQFQLTPLGTSTSKRLISPNTVAAGVAYLRTLDSSDQFDLTAFFTGIAMTSEFEMCRLYRWSNPPETSLEEIRQKLPWDAPNDSNLNHGLATGEVLAAWTSGEEVSTAIDNYQIVDSRTESDVRERLAPTAARVVKDLGQILSNSDNDLDEEFGDLLSNLYYRTRYGVNDDGVGFVKRRIVTDRDRVIDFQTRLDIQHPREIAEGNVFELFGNMRSSEAYTFTRRAINAYCEGAEKEKKHLLLDARDAGVDRQAYKELLSSSESEFEEYCLERLEAVDDFYVERFDESGHQRFAEAKIRIKDDSGRYIEEDGDPVEIAIECKSKQDLENDVVGANDATDIVRKTSLTRKVTIGAPDFGEHAGSDAESQGVLLLPSAAFATFVLAAETGRISPSDYLQLFDEVGYQSRDDVRKTFSLVRE
- a CDS encoding DUF6610 family protein; the encoded protein is MGLDWKGVQKAAYSGEHWYLDGWQSADHPSIRDTVRTSLQEIKRFWQEQDVCPDTEPGDPYGPAVLEPDEPVYAGDVGIIGSRVQLEESIVKAYADSTLTYRTDGASVS